A segment of the Flavobacteriales bacterium genome:
CAAGGTGCCGGTAGAGAAATCTTGGAAGAATGGGGTCAACCACGCACTGACGGGGAAGCTGCCGGCTTCGTGATAGACATCCGGTATGCGCTCCTGAAGCAATTGATCGGTCGCATTCATCTTGAGCAATGCCCCCATAAGGAGGATCTCGGCTATCAGGATGATATTGGCATCCGCTTTGGGCCATTTGGTCATCTCGGACAGATGGAATCTCCGGATGTGCATGATATTACGTCTGATCAAGAAAATGACACAGACTACGAAGACCAAGAGGGCCAAAATCTCGATGAAGGCGATCAGGTAGCCATAGGCCCTACCGAGATAATCCGCAAAGAAGCGATGGGTGCCGAAGATGCCATCGATCAGGATCTCCAAGACTTCGATATTGATCAGAACGAAACCCACATAGATGACGATATGGAGCAGGCCAGCAATGGGGCGGTCGACCATCTTGGATTGCCCCATGGCCACTCTGGCCATAGTCGCCCAGCGTTCTGACTTCCGATCAGATATGTCCACATCCTTGCCTTGCGCTACAAAGAATCGGATTTGACGTATGCGTCTGATGAAGAGTCCGATTCCGATGATCAGGCATACAATGAATATGATGTTGCCCAGGCCCATGACTTATTGATTGAGTATTTCCTGCAATTGCTGCACTTCCCGCTTGGTCAATTTAAGCTGTTTCTCCTTTCGTTCGATAAGTGAGAAGCTGACATAGCGTTTTGGATGCACCCGTATGTCTTCTAAAAGCGCATCCAGATTATTGGATGCCATCTCCAGATTCCTGTAGAGGGAATCGTTATTGATCAACATTCCCAATGAGCCTTCACCCGAGTCGATCTTGGCCAGAATGGACGATGTGGACTCCAGAGCAGTCCCCGTCTGAGCGATCACTCGAGCGATATCAGCTTTAGCAAGGGTATCGCTGATCTGGGCAAAGTTCCCTAGGATGGTCGTGAGTTCATCGTTGTTCTCTTCCAGATTCTTGGTGATACTCTCCACATTGGCAAAAATGGCACTGAGACGCTCACTCTCCGAAGCCATGATGTTGTTCAGTCGATTGGATGTGCTCTCCAGCGATTCCAAGGTCTTACGAATGCTGACGAAGCTCTTCTCCAGATTGGGGCGGGCATCTTCTCTCAGGAGTACCTCCATCACGGTCATCACAGAATCGATCGAGGCGACCATGCTCTCGGTCTTGGCCCGAAGCGGAGCGATCTGCGCATTGACCGCATCTACGAGCCCCTGTTCAGCGCTTGTTTCCAAGGTATCTCCAGATTGGGCCATCTCTATGCTATTACCGAATAGGATGGCCACATTGGTCCCTCCCATGAGTTCGGGGCTTTGCAGATGGGCCTTGGAGTCGCGTGAGA
Coding sequences within it:
- a CDS encoding MCE family protein translates to MRLSKEFKIGAIMIAAVAALFIGVQYLKGNDLFNRSRVFYGIYNNVSGLAEGSPVTINGLQVGQVKSIRFIDSQSGHLLVSFVVTNKDIQFSRDSKAHLQSPELMGGTNVAILFGNSIEMAQSGDTLETSAEQGLVDAVNAQIAPLRAKTESMVASIDSVMTVMEVLLREDARPNLEKSFVSIRKTLESLESTSNRLNNIMASESERLSAIFANVESITKNLEENNDELTTILGNFAQISDTLAKADIARVIAQTGTALESTSSILAKIDSGEGSLGMLINNDSLYRNLEMASNNLDALLEDIRVHPKRYVSFSLIERKEKQLKLTKREVQQLQEILNQ